One Melanotaenia boesemani isolate fMelBoe1 chromosome 8, fMelBoe1.pri, whole genome shotgun sequence DNA segment encodes these proteins:
- the LOC121644898 gene encoding armadillo repeat-containing protein 1-like translates to MSGEPDALAVVNQLRDLAADPMNRRAIVQDQGCLPGLILFLDHSNPQVVYSALLAIRYLAECRPNREKLREELGMMLSLQNVVQKSTTPGETKLLASEIYELLQAASGADPEPAEEAVSGRRKAHFFLGSSNKRAKTVILYIDGLDDPNRRSLCEEALLKIRGVISFTFQMAVKRCIVRIRSDLQAEVLGSAIAATQVMKAQQVVRAENGDEVLIPFAEDGSVVVEQNVDLPDYLPEDESPSEEPDKAVSRVGSSQDGAGWLGAAANFLSRSFYW, encoded by the exons ATGAGCGGCGAGCCGGACGCCCTGGCCGTGGTCAACCAGCTGAGGGACCTGGCCGCGGACCCCATGAACCGCAGGGCCATCGTCCAGGACCAGGGCTGCCTACCAGGGCTCATCCTGTTTCTGGACCACTCCAACCCTCAGGTGGTCTACTCCGCCCTCCTG GCGATCCGATACCTGGCGGAATGTCGACCCAACAGGGAGAAGCTGCGGGAggagctgggaatgatgctgagCCTCCAGAACGTCGTCCAGAA GTCCACGACTCCCGGAGAGACTAAGCTGCTGGCATCGGAAATCTACGAGTTGCTGCAGGCGGCGAGCGGCGCCGACCCGGAGCCGGCCGAGGAGGCCGTCAGCGGCCGCCGGAAGGCCCACTTCTTCCTGGGTTCTAGCAACAAGCGGGCCAAGACCGTCATCCTCTACATCGATGGGCTGGACGACCCG AACCGGAGGAGTCTGTGTGAGGAGGCGCTGCTGAAGATCAGAGGAGTCATAAGCTTCACCTTCCAGATGGCCGTGAAGAGGTGCATCGTCCGGATCCGTTCGGACCTGCAGGCCGAG GTTCTGGGATCCGCCATCGCCGCCACGCAGGTGATGAAGGCCCAGCAGGTGGTGAGAGCCGAGAACGGCGACGAG GTTCTGATCCCGTTTGCTGAGGACGGTTCTGTAGTGGTGGAGCAGAATGTGGACCTGCCAGACTACCTGCCGGAGGATGAGAGTCCATCTGAGGAACCCGACAAGGCGGTGAGCCGGGTCGGATCGAGTCAGGACGGGGCCGGCTGGCTTGGAGCTGCTGCCAACTTCCTGTCCCGATCCTTCTACTGGTGA